The following are encoded in a window of Bradyrhizobium guangdongense genomic DNA:
- a CDS encoding cysteine hydrolase family protein → MSHPLPALIVVDVQRAFDEWEAAGKRRNNPDAVARIVDLLAAFRASGAPIFHIRHEGTKPNSTFRAECSGYAVKDEAREQAGEPVIVKRVNSAFIGTDLEARLRASDIAALVICGATTNHCVETTTRMAGNLGFDTRLVRDATWTFDRTGPDGDMHSAEDIHAMTLSNLNGEFARIVTTTEVIASLIAMRQ, encoded by the coding sequence ATGTCCCATCCTCTCCCCGCTCTCATCGTCGTCGACGTCCAGCGTGCATTCGACGAATGGGAGGCCGCGGGCAAGCGGCGCAACAATCCGGATGCGGTGGCGCGCATTGTCGATCTGCTCGCAGCGTTCAGGGCGAGCGGCGCGCCGATCTTCCACATCCGTCACGAAGGCACCAAGCCGAACTCGACGTTCCGCGCCGAATGCTCCGGTTACGCCGTGAAGGACGAGGCACGCGAGCAGGCTGGCGAGCCCGTGATCGTCAAGCGCGTGAATAGCGCCTTCATCGGCACCGACCTCGAGGCGCGTCTGCGCGCGAGCGACATCGCCGCGCTCGTGATCTGCGGCGCCACCACCAATCATTGCGTGGAGACGACGACGCGGATGGCCGGAAATCTCGGCTTCGACACGCGCCTGGTGCGCGACGCGACCTGGACGTTCGACCGCACGGGTCCCGACGGCGACATGCATTCGGCCGAGGACATTCACGCGATGACGCTGTCGAATCTGAACGGCGAATTTGCCCGCATCGTGACCACGACTGAAGTGATCGCCTCGCTGATAGCGATGCGACAATAG